The following coding sequences are from one Primulina eburnea isolate SZY01 chromosome 15, ASM2296580v1, whole genome shotgun sequence window:
- the LOC140814356 gene encoding B3 domain-containing protein Os01g0234100-like yields MGMVRTRSGGGISTSKGSVVKFQDAKQFKDFKICVDALVVDSELPAFEKLKYYELCCSQKMFLHGHLIQGLGSKLVVAMICKTANIAAAIKSLSLVPSLQDLKRWDITLKSFEDLGMGVGFLRARIDKLVEISRKYETVNESWYAIFEHVEEKTRALKKEVSTMDALAESIAGLKASIESVEDEMDAIKEEMKDIDTEYFEAAAAPW; encoded by the coding sequence ATGGGAATGGTGCGAACTCGATCGGGTGGTGGTATCAGTACTTCTAAAGGATCTGTTGTCAAATTTCAAGATGCGAAACAATTCAAGGATTTCAAGATTTGCGTTGATGCTCTAGTTGTTGACTCCGAATTACCAGCATTTGAAAAATTAAAGTACTATGAGCTCTGCTGCAGTCAAAAAATGTTTCTTCATGGCCATCTTATTCAGGGTCTTGGCAGTAAACTAGTTGTCGCGATGATTTGCAAAACAGCAAATATTGCTGCCGCAATCAAATCTTTGAGTCTAGTTCCCTCTCTTCAAGATTTGAAACGTTGGGATATAACTCTTAAATCTTTTGAAGACTTGGGCATGGGCGTTGGATTTCTACGTGCACGGATAGATAAGCTAGTCGAGATTTCGCGCAAATACGAAACTGTCAATGAATCATGGTATGCAATATTTGAGCATGTTGAAGAGAAGACAAGAGCTTTAAAGAAGGAAGTTTCGACCATGGACGCATTGGCAGAAAGCATAGCGGGCCTCAAAGCATCAATAGAAAGCGTGGAGGATGAGATGGATGCCATCAAGGAGGAAATGAAAGATATCGACACAGAGTACTTCGAAGCCGCCGCTGCTCCTTGGTGA
- the LOC140814773 gene encoding B3 domain-containing protein Os01g0234100-like isoform X1, with the protein MDSSSDSEVSSQNMWSSRSKKRSYEDEHKKKKEKDRNLSRRVMCKGATVNAASCFCALTRAKKVEANLSPEFPSCLKILTQLHVPGGKEQYLVLPKKFCHKHLPIDKDTVVFVDENEKEFSVGYRFINCRFRVGWKSFSNANRLLKGDVLVFHLIEHCKFKVYTVRACRPTKVDGAIQNPKKDVLTVTENGDQIAKDARNCMGAKEEKRDLFWDDSDQEDITERLKFDHSPSPCRANICSDVFGSIRFSASVPKFQDMKRFVDFKICVDGLILDSELPVHAKMTYYELCCSRKMFLHDRMTGISSKLVTGMISETSNIADAIQSTSLAASLHNLESWDNTLKAFEDLGMNVGFLRTRIDMLVKISRKYQTINESNSAKFVQVEEKKRALNEKVLSMDALRKSIAALEESIKNLEAEIDGEKKGLGSEFNRIATAPW; encoded by the exons ATGGATTCTTCCTCCGATTCTGAG GTGTCGAGTCAGAATATGTGGAGTTCGAGGAGTAAAAAGAGATCGTACGAAGATGAGCACAAGAAGAAGAAG GAAAAAGATAGAAATTTGAGTAGGCGTGTGATGTG TAAAGGAGCTACAGTGAACGCAGCTAGTTGTTTCTGTGCCTTGACACGAGCTAAAAAGGTTGAAGCTAATCTATCCCCAGAATTCCCAAGTTGTCTGAAGATTTTAACTCAACTGCACGTCCCTGGTGGTAAAGAACAGTATCTG GTTTTACCGAAGAAATTTTGCCACAAACATTTACCGATTGACAAGGATACTGTTGTATTTGTGgacgaaaatgagaaggaattCAGTGTCGGGTACAGGTTTATCAATTGTAGATTCCGTGTTGGATGGAAAAGTTTCTCTAATGCTAACAGATTACTCAAGGGAGATGTCTTAGTTTTCCATCTGATTGAGCATTGCAAGTTTAAG GTATACACTGTGAGGGCATGCAGGCCAACGAAAGTGGATGGTGCTATTCAAAATCCGAAAAAAGATGTTCTCACTGTGACTG AAAATGGTGATCAAATTGCGAAAGACGCGAGAAATTGTATGGGGGCAAAGGAAGAAAAGCGGGATCTTTTTTGGGACGATAGCGACCAAGAAGACATTACAGAAAGACTTAAATTTGACCATTCGCCTTCCCCATGTCGTGCTAATATTTGCTCCGATGTCTTTGGAAGCATCCGGTTTTCAGCATCTGTACCCAAATTTCAAGATATGAAAAGATTCGTGGATTTCAAAATTTGTGTGGATGGCCTAATCCTGGACTCGGAATTACCAGTGCATGCTAAAATGACGTATTATGAGTTGTGCTGCAGTCGGAAGATGTTTCTTCATGACCGTATGACCGGCATTAGCAGCAAGCTTGTCACCGGAATGATTTCTGAAACCTCGAATATTGCAGATGCTATACAATCTACAAGTCTCGCTGCCTCTCTTCATAATTTGGAATCTTGGGACAACACTCTTAAAGCTTTCGAAGACCTGGGAATGAACGTGGGATTTCTACGTACTCGGATAGATATGCTAGTCAAGATTTCACGCAAATACCAAACTATTAACGAATCAAACAGTGCTAAATTTGTGCAAGTTGAGGAGAAAAAGAGAGCTTTGAATGAGAAAGTCTTATCCATGGATGCATTGCGAAAAAGTATAGCGGCCCTTGAAGAATCGATAAAAAATCTGGAGGCCGAGATAGATGGCGAGAAGAAAGGGCTGGGATCTGAGTTTAATAGAATTGCTACTGCTCCATGGTGA
- the LOC140814773 gene encoding B3 domain-containing protein Os01g0234100-like isoform X2 — MDSSSDSEVSSQNMWSSRSKKRSYEDEHKKKKEKDRNLSRRVMCKGATVNAASCFCALTRAKKVEANLSPEFPSCLKILTQLHVPGGKEQYLVLPKKFCHKHLPIDKDTVVFVDENEKEFSVGYRFINCRFRVGWKSFSNANRLLKGDVLVFHLIEHCKFKVYTVRACRPTKVDGAIQNPKKDVLTVTDARNCMGAKEEKRDLFWDDSDQEDITERLKFDHSPSPCRANICSDVFGSIRFSASVPKFQDMKRFVDFKICVDGLILDSELPVHAKMTYYELCCSRKMFLHDRMTGISSKLVTGMISETSNIADAIQSTSLAASLHNLESWDNTLKAFEDLGMNVGFLRTRIDMLVKISRKYQTINESNSAKFVQVEEKKRALNEKVLSMDALRKSIAALEESIKNLEAEIDGEKKGLGSEFNRIATAPW, encoded by the exons ATGGATTCTTCCTCCGATTCTGAG GTGTCGAGTCAGAATATGTGGAGTTCGAGGAGTAAAAAGAGATCGTACGAAGATGAGCACAAGAAGAAGAAG GAAAAAGATAGAAATTTGAGTAGGCGTGTGATGTG TAAAGGAGCTACAGTGAACGCAGCTAGTTGTTTCTGTGCCTTGACACGAGCTAAAAAGGTTGAAGCTAATCTATCCCCAGAATTCCCAAGTTGTCTGAAGATTTTAACTCAACTGCACGTCCCTGGTGGTAAAGAACAGTATCTG GTTTTACCGAAGAAATTTTGCCACAAACATTTACCGATTGACAAGGATACTGTTGTATTTGTGgacgaaaatgagaaggaattCAGTGTCGGGTACAGGTTTATCAATTGTAGATTCCGTGTTGGATGGAAAAGTTTCTCTAATGCTAACAGATTACTCAAGGGAGATGTCTTAGTTTTCCATCTGATTGAGCATTGCAAGTTTAAG GTATACACTGTGAGGGCATGCAGGCCAACGAAAGTGGATGGTGCTATTCAAAATCCGAAAAAAGATGTTCTCACTGTGACTG ACGCGAGAAATTGTATGGGGGCAAAGGAAGAAAAGCGGGATCTTTTTTGGGACGATAGCGACCAAGAAGACATTACAGAAAGACTTAAATTTGACCATTCGCCTTCCCCATGTCGTGCTAATATTTGCTCCGATGTCTTTGGAAGCATCCGGTTTTCAGCATCTGTACCCAAATTTCAAGATATGAAAAGATTCGTGGATTTCAAAATTTGTGTGGATGGCCTAATCCTGGACTCGGAATTACCAGTGCATGCTAAAATGACGTATTATGAGTTGTGCTGCAGTCGGAAGATGTTTCTTCATGACCGTATGACCGGCATTAGCAGCAAGCTTGTCACCGGAATGATTTCTGAAACCTCGAATATTGCAGATGCTATACAATCTACAAGTCTCGCTGCCTCTCTTCATAATTTGGAATCTTGGGACAACACTCTTAAAGCTTTCGAAGACCTGGGAATGAACGTGGGATTTCTACGTACTCGGATAGATATGCTAGTCAAGATTTCACGCAAATACCAAACTATTAACGAATCAAACAGTGCTAAATTTGTGCAAGTTGAGGAGAAAAAGAGAGCTTTGAATGAGAAAGTCTTATCCATGGATGCATTGCGAAAAAGTATAGCGGCCCTTGAAGAATCGATAAAAAATCTGGAGGCCGAGATAGATGGCGAGAAGAAAGGGCTGGGATCTGAGTTTAATAGAATTGCTACTGCTCCATGGTGA
- the LOC140814773 gene encoding B3 domain-containing protein Os01g0234100-like isoform X3, which produces MCKGATVNAASCFCALTRAKKVEANLSPEFPSCLKILTQLHVPGGKEQYLVLPKKFCHKHLPIDKDTVVFVDENEKEFSVGYRFINCRFRVGWKSFSNANRLLKGDVLVFHLIEHCKFKVYTVRACRPTKVDGAIQNPKKDVLTVTENGDQIAKDARNCMGAKEEKRDLFWDDSDQEDITERLKFDHSPSPCRANICSDVFGSIRFSASVPKFQDMKRFVDFKICVDGLILDSELPVHAKMTYYELCCSRKMFLHDRMTGISSKLVTGMISETSNIADAIQSTSLAASLHNLESWDNTLKAFEDLGMNVGFLRTRIDMLVKISRKYQTINESNSAKFVQVEEKKRALNEKVLSMDALRKSIAALEESIKNLEAEIDGEKKGLGSEFNRIATAPW; this is translated from the exons ATGTG TAAAGGAGCTACAGTGAACGCAGCTAGTTGTTTCTGTGCCTTGACACGAGCTAAAAAGGTTGAAGCTAATCTATCCCCAGAATTCCCAAGTTGTCTGAAGATTTTAACTCAACTGCACGTCCCTGGTGGTAAAGAACAGTATCTG GTTTTACCGAAGAAATTTTGCCACAAACATTTACCGATTGACAAGGATACTGTTGTATTTGTGgacgaaaatgagaaggaattCAGTGTCGGGTACAGGTTTATCAATTGTAGATTCCGTGTTGGATGGAAAAGTTTCTCTAATGCTAACAGATTACTCAAGGGAGATGTCTTAGTTTTCCATCTGATTGAGCATTGCAAGTTTAAG GTATACACTGTGAGGGCATGCAGGCCAACGAAAGTGGATGGTGCTATTCAAAATCCGAAAAAAGATGTTCTCACTGTGACTG AAAATGGTGATCAAATTGCGAAAGACGCGAGAAATTGTATGGGGGCAAAGGAAGAAAAGCGGGATCTTTTTTGGGACGATAGCGACCAAGAAGACATTACAGAAAGACTTAAATTTGACCATTCGCCTTCCCCATGTCGTGCTAATATTTGCTCCGATGTCTTTGGAAGCATCCGGTTTTCAGCATCTGTACCCAAATTTCAAGATATGAAAAGATTCGTGGATTTCAAAATTTGTGTGGATGGCCTAATCCTGGACTCGGAATTACCAGTGCATGCTAAAATGACGTATTATGAGTTGTGCTGCAGTCGGAAGATGTTTCTTCATGACCGTATGACCGGCATTAGCAGCAAGCTTGTCACCGGAATGATTTCTGAAACCTCGAATATTGCAGATGCTATACAATCTACAAGTCTCGCTGCCTCTCTTCATAATTTGGAATCTTGGGACAACACTCTTAAAGCTTTCGAAGACCTGGGAATGAACGTGGGATTTCTACGTACTCGGATAGATATGCTAGTCAAGATTTCACGCAAATACCAAACTATTAACGAATCAAACAGTGCTAAATTTGTGCAAGTTGAGGAGAAAAAGAGAGCTTTGAATGAGAAAGTCTTATCCATGGATGCATTGCGAAAAAGTATAGCGGCCCTTGAAGAATCGATAAAAAATCTGGAGGCCGAGATAGATGGCGAGAAGAAAGGGCTGGGATCTGAGTTTAATAGAATTGCTACTGCTCCATGGTGA
- the LOC140815363 gene encoding B3 domain-containing protein Os01g0234100-like, with translation MRRLRGKKRANDGEEMGSNHHQGEEKTGNLNTFVMRPTKVDGATQNSSVDVPSTIGNARTVIVKEELPDHSPQYRYQELITPATVQHDGSHSGCSGSSQFSASVVKFQGMKGFEDFKISVDGLILDSELPTDVRVKYYELCSSQKMFLHDHLITGLGSKLVSGVISETSNIADAIKSASVTHSIHNLECWEKTLKAFEALGMNVGFLRTRVDKLVKISRQYQASNQPKDAKLAQVEARKKALGERVSTMEALQKSIATLQESIKILEAEIDGIEGKNEELGLEFKEIATVSW, from the exons ATGCGGAGATTGAGGGGGAAAAAAAGAGCAAACGACGGTGAGGAAATGGGTTCTAACCACCACCAGGGGGAG gaGAAAACTGGAAATTTGAATACGTTTGTGATGAG GCCGACAAAAGTAGACGGGGCTACCCAAAATTCGAGTGTTGATGTTCCTTCAACTATTG GAAATGCAAGAACTGTCATCGTAAAGGAAGAACTCCCGGACCATTCACCTCAGTACAGGTACCAAGAGCTCATTACGCCTGCCACAGTGCAGCATGACGGCTCACACTCTGGCTGCTCCGGAAGCAGCCAATTTTCAGCATCTGTTGTCAAATTTCAAGGCATGAAAGGATTTGAAGACTTCAAGATTTCCGTGGATGGTCTAATTCTTGACTCGGAATTACCAACAGATGTTAGAGTGAAGTATTACGAGCTATGCAGCAGTCAAAAAATGTTTCTTCACGACCATCTTATCACGGGCCTCGGCAGTAAGCTAGTCTCCGGAGTGATATCTGAAACATCGAATATAGCAGATGCTATCAAGTCTGCTAGTGTCACTCACTCTATTCACAACTTGGAATGCTGGGAGAAAACGCTTAAAGCTTTCGAAGCCTTGGGCATGAATGTTGGATTTCTTCGTACCCGGGTAGATAAGCTAGTCAAAATTTCACGCCAATACCAAGCTAGCAATCAACCGAAAGACGCGAAGTTGGCACAAGTGGAAGCCAGAAAGAAAGCTTTGGGAGAGAGAGTTTCAACCATGGAAGCATTACAAAAAAGTATAGCAACCCTTCAAGAATCAATAAAGATTCTCGAGGCCGAGATAGACGGCATTGAAGGTAAAAACGAAGAGCTCGGCTTAGAGTTTAAGGAGATTGCTACTGTTTCATGGTAA
- the LOC140814215 gene encoding uncharacterized protein, which translates to MSIGGRCYWVRIRGEEVKVKGIVVVFTWASISGAQLKDFVALYSSFGWNSLVCRSDYLNPFISERATSIAFSVLSEIAKELRSGLCPVVFSSFSGGSKACMYKVFQIIEGRSEVELNLEDSRLIASCISGQIYDSDPVDFADDLGARFALHRSILRMPGSSKLLSLFAKGVTSSLDALFLTRFGSQNAEYWQTLYSSVGLGAPFLILSSENDGVAPYSTLCNFAQHLQDVGGDVKVVKWTSSAHLGHHKYLTMQYTSAIAQLLERAVSVFSQKIQKLGERSRTDYMHDVISDLICDLQNAAVDSNQSFQRVAVGPNDHFFLPSSLAYQNNKEFGSSQEDQKERSPVRSSPCMHTNSVLGQVLFNVCVPKTVEGWDIKFSGALNREPLASLHKRSPFSGIKHRSRL; encoded by the exons ATGAGCATCGGCGGGAGGTGCTATTGGGTGCGGATTCGTGGAGAAGAGGTAAAAGTGAAGGGGATAGTCGTGGTTTTCACGTGGGCGTCGATTAGCGGAGCCCAATTGAAGGATTTCGTCGCCCTCTACTCTTCTTTCGGATGGAATTCTCTTGTTTGCCGCTCCGATTATCTCAATCC TTTCATTTCTGAGAGAGCTACATCAATTGCTTTTTCTGTTCTCAGTGAGATTGCCAAG GAGCTAAGGTCTGGACTATGTCCTGTAGTCTTTTCTTCCTTTTCAGGTGGTTCTAAAGCTTGCATGTATAAGGTTTTCCAG ATTATCGAAGGACGTTCTGAAGTTGAGCTAAATCTG GAGGATAGTAGATTGATCGCAAGCTGCATCTCAGGCCAGATCTATGATTCTGATCCTGTTGATTTTGCTGATGACTTGGGTGCCCGATTTGCTTTACACCGTTCCATCCTCAGAATGCCTGGTTCATCAAAGCTACTTTCGTTGTTTGCAAAAGGTGTTACTTCAAGCTTGGATGCTTTATTCCTTACCAGGTTTGGATCCCAAAATGCAGAGTACTGGCAAACTCTTTACTCATCAGTT GGTTTGGGTGCCCCCTTTCTCATTTTAAGCTCAGAAAATGATGGTGTGGCTCCATATTCAACTCTCTGCAACTTTGCTCAGCATTTACAGGATGTGGGGGGTGATGTAAAAGTTGTGAAGTGGACTTCCTCTGCCCACCTAG GTCATCACAAGTATCTGACAATGCAATACACATCTGCGATAGCACAGTTGCTCGAGCGGGCAGTTTCAGTTTTTTCCCAAAAAATACAAAAACTTGGAGAAAGATCTCGGACGGACTATATGCATGATGTCATCTCCGATTTGATTTGTGATCTCCAGAATGCAGCAGTTGACTCGAATCAAAGCTTCCAAAGAGTTGCAGTGGGGCCAAACGACCACTTCTTTCTACCAAGTTCATTAGCTTATCAAAACAACAAAGAATTCGGGTCCTCACAGGAGGACCAAAAAGAGAGGTCACCTGTACGATCAAGCCCTTGTATGCACACCAACAGTGTTCTCGGTCAAGTACTTTTCAACGTCTGTGTCCCTAAAACAGTTGAAGGTTGGGATATTAAATTCTCAGGTGCCTTGAACAGAGAGCCACTTGCTTCATTACACAAGCGATCGCCATTCAGTGGCATTAAGCATAGATCAAGATTGTGA
- the LOC140814153 gene encoding uncharacterized protein — protein MSRQKKSSFQLLKATSLSLSHTHTHAKRACIYYVCIGGEKMAEYLKISERRKAMAAAEEEDVQLILCRKRRLCSEHGNMDSGDVKLPENSLSSAASVAYGCSEDDNESSGDDVQKGSRSPDLENVVSESEPDGFETESSTPINGGFSFNLSPPTSERCGDSEEVSMGSSTAKKKKLSQAVKSLRDLASPAAEKMPSSEEIEEFFAAAEKCDQNRFTEKYNYDFLKDVPLEGRYHWVRLQP, from the exons ATGTCAAGACAAAAGAAATCGAGCTTTCAGCTTCTAAAGGCAACTTCTCTCTcgctctcacacacacacacacatgcaaaACGCGCATGTATATACTATGTATGTATAGGTGGAGAAAAGATGGCGGAATACCTGAAGATAAGTGAGAGGAGAAAAGCTATGGCGGCGGCGGAGGAGGAGGATGTGCAGCTGATTTTATGTAGGAAAAGGAGGCTGTGTTCTGAGCATGGAAATATGGACTCCGGAGACGTGAAATTACCTGAGAATTCACTTTCGTCGGCGGCGTCGGTAGCTTATGGatgctctgaggatgataatgaGTCAAGTGGCGACGATGTGCAGAAAGGATCGAGATCACCAGATCTGGAA AATGTTGTTTCGGAGTCCGAGCCCGATGGTTTCGAAACGGAAAGCTCAACGCCCATCAATGGCGGCTTTAGTTT TAACCTTTCTCCTCCTACAAGCGAGCGTTGTGGAGACTCCGAGGAAGTGTCCATGGGATCCTCAACGGCAAAGAAGAAAAAATTGTCGCAGGCGGTGAAATCTCTCCGGGATCTCGCATCGCCGGCGGCAGAGAAGATGCCATCGTCTGAGGAGATAGAAGAATTCTTCGCGGCTGCAGAAAAGTGCGACCAGAATCGATTCACTGAAAA GTATAACTATGATTTTTTGAAGGACGTTCCATTGGAAGGAAGATACCACTGGGTTCGGTTACAGCCTTGA